GGCGTGACGGTTCTGGGCAGTGCCGGTGCCTGCACGGCGCTGACGGCCACGAACGCGTCTGTCAGCGCGGTGGATACCGTGAGCGCACGGCTGGCGACCGGCAGGGTCACCAGCCCGAGATCGAGCGCATTCAGCTCCACGCGGCGAACGATGTCGTCGGTGTTTCCCGTGGTGACGACGACGTGCAGGGCCGGGTGCGACGAGCGGATCTGCCGCAGCAGCGCAGGCAGCAGATGCAGGCAGGCCGTCGCGCCGGTGCCCATCCGCACGGTGCCCTGAACGCCGTCGGCATGGCTGGACACCGCGGCGGCGGCCTGCATGCCGGCGTCCAGCAGCCCACGCGCGTGCCCGGCCAGTGTCGTGCCGGCGGCAGTGGGGGCAACCGTTCTGCCCACCCGCTCGATCAGGCGCAGGCCGGCTTTGCGCTCGAGTTCGCGCACCTGTGCACTCACGGCGGGCTGGGTCACGCCGAGCTGCTCGGCCGCGACCGAGAAGCTGCCAGTGTCCAGCACCAGAATGAACGCCTGCAGCTGATCGAAGGTGAAGGGTAGGGCCATAATTTTTATTATGCAGTGAAGAGTGTGTAACAACTTCTCTTATTGTGTCAGAGGCTCCACCATGCATGCCATGAATGCCATCCACATCCCACCCGTCATGCCTTGCGCACCCACCACCACCGTCATCGTCGAGGCCGCTTCGTCCCATGTCCCAGCGCTGCGCGACATCTACGGCCACTATGTGCAGACCGCCATCTGCACCA
This region of Acidovorax sp. GBBC 1281 genomic DNA includes:
- a CDS encoding LysR family transcriptional regulator, with protein sequence MALPFTFDQLQAFILVLDTGSFSVAAEQLGVTQPAVSAQVRELERKAGLRLIERVGRTVAPTAAGTTLAGHARGLLDAGMQAAAAVSSHADGVQGTVRMGTGATACLHLLPALLRQIRSSHPALHVVVTTGNTDDIVRRVELNALDLGLVTLPVASRALTVSTALTDAFVAVSAVQAPALPRTVTPKNLADMPLILFEPGTNTRQRTEAWLLAGGVRARPTMELGSIEAIKQMVAAGLGYSILPAMALRDADRTALQVRPLRPALSRELGIIMRQDKPLMRGMQVLVAALLASAAQA